Proteins encoded by one window of Labrus bergylta chromosome 2, fLabBer1.1, whole genome shotgun sequence:
- the dok2 gene encoding docking protein 2 isoform X2, which yields MEEDIRKQGMLYLQQQRFGKKWKRVWSVLYRESSCSISRLEFFECKDGGSIEKSDKNLRKQQEHKKVIRLADCIRVSEVEMDGCPRDTGPFLIETTEKIYIFAAERQHLDDWTHKLCEIAFPMSWMEHSVKRGSLQRGNRVDEDEGMEDNSLYSGREAVCVFKVGVRRTEASDRCRLKGDVVLRADADALVMLDKTGDVVYAWPYRFLRRFGRDKSTFSFEAGRRCDSGEGNFEFDTKQGNFLFQAVESAINLQRISLPQRQTSGGGQAADGVYSMVTEPSNIKMSHHKEDESVSSSPQQQQHRPLLTHLEPPVDKTLTGVKSLTLDTRDLPIPRKNQVKMISSCPLPHAGPEPDPNLAPGPNPNPTFSSKSRPNPDQTYSRITLPASERATRREKRGGGLAPPCTPPLVPPEPEYSLPFDTIAMKVMTNILNSHQADSGIDPLYDSIDEMKIRNIFPSDAEAVGMTYRKVEHIYDEPEGCAVPSAQKPPTSEYDDPEEMRGDAWRIMGTAADPKGHEYPYNPRVDDYAVPKRQQRVCLVTQRTKEGEEEEEEEEEPQKDGEEQRGKQRDSPYNNVNIKMA from the exons ATGGAAGAGGACATCAGGAAACAGGGGATGCTctacctgcagcagcagaggttTGGAAAG aaatgGAAGCGTGTCTGGTCCGTCCTGTACAGAGAAAGTTCCTGTTCGATATCCAGGCTGGAGTTCTTTGAGTGTAAAGATGGAGGAAGTATAGAGAAGAGCGACAAAAACCTACGCAAACAGCAGGAACACAAGAAG GTGATCCGTCTGGCTGACTGTATCAGGGTGTCGGAGGTGGAGATGGACGGCTGTCCCAGAGACACCGGTCCATTTTTGATCGAGACCACTGAGAAGATCTACATCTTTGCTGCGGAGAGACAACACCTGGATGACTGGACACACAAACTGTGTGAGATAGCTTTTCCt ATGAGCTGGATGGAGCACAGCGTGAAGAGAGGCAGCctacagagaggaaacagagtGGATGAAGATGAAGGAATGGAGGACAACTCACTGTACAGCGGCCGAGAGGCAG tgtgtgtcttcaaaGTGGGTGTTCGGAGGACAGAGGCGTCTGATCGCTGCAGACTGAAAGGAGATGTTGTCCTGCGAGCAGACGCTGACGCTCTTGTCATGCTAGATAAGACAGGAGATGTTGTGTACGCCTGGCCGTACAGATTCTTGCGTCGCTTTGGAAGAGACAAG TCTACTTTCTCCTTCGAGGCCGGCCGAAGATGTGACTCCGGTGAGGGGAATTTTGAGTTTGACACCAAACAAGGGAACTTCCTCTTTCAGGCTGTAGAATCTGCCATCAACCTGCAGCGGATTTCCCTCCCCCAAAGACAGACTTCAGGAGGGGGGCAG GCAGCTGACGGTGTGTACAGCATGGTGACCGAACCTTCAAATATTAAGATGAGCCATCACAAAGAAGATGAGAGCGTCTCCTCTtcaccacagcaacaacaacatcgccccctgctg ACACATCTTGAGCCTCCAGTGGACAAAACGCTGACTGGTGTGAAGAGTTTGACTCTGGACACTCGCGATCTCCCCATTCCCCGAAAGAACCAGGTCAAGATGATCTCCAGCTGTCCTCTGCCTCATGCTGGACCCGAGCCTGATCCCAACCTAGCCCCTGGTCCCAACCCCAACCCCACCTTCAGCTCCAAATCAAGGCCCAACCCTGACCAGACCTACTCCCGGATCACCCTGCCAGCCTCAGAGAGAGCCaccaggagagagaaaagaggcgGTGGGTTGGCTCCGCCCTGCACTCCCCCTCTCGTCCCCCCAGAGCCTGAGTACTCCCTCCCCTTTGACACCATCGCCATGAAAGTCATGACCAACATCCTGAACTCCCATCAGGCTGATTCTGGCATAGACCCGCTCTACGACAGCATAGATGAGATGAAGATCAGAAACATCTTCCCGAGCGATGCCGAAGCTGTCGGGATGACTTACAGGAAGGTGGAACACATTTACGACGAGCCTGAAGGCTGCGCTGTCCCTTCTGCACAGAAACCTCCCACCTCTGAGTACGACGACCcggaggagatgagaggagatgCCTGGAGAATTATGGGTACAGCTGCTGACCCTAAAGGTCATGAATACCCATACAACCCCCGTGTAGATGACTATGCCGTGCCTAAAAGACAGCAGAGGGTGTGTCTTGTTACACAAAGGAccaaagaaggagaagaggaggaggaggaggaggaagagccaCAGAAGGAtggggaggagcagagagggaagCAACGGGATTCACCTTACAACAATGTGAACATAAAGATGGCGTAG
- the dok2 gene encoding docking protein 2 isoform X1, with protein sequence MEEDIRKQGMLYLQQQRFGKKWKRVWSVLYRESSCSISRLEFFECKDGGSIEKSDKNLRKQQEHKKVIRLADCIRVSEVEMDGCPRDTGPFLIETTEKIYIFAAERQHLDDWTHKLCEIAFPMSWMEHSVKRGSLQRGNRVDEDEGMEDNSLYSGREAVCVFKVGVRRTEASDRCRLKGDVVLRADADALVMLDKTGDVVYAWPYRFLRRFGRDKSTFSFEAGRRCDSGEGNFEFDTKQGNFLFQAVESAINLQRISLPQRQTSGGGQVSPETLQDLNLPPLPFNPPLFQGRALTLPPPRSHVTQPPAAQAADGVYSMVTEPSNIKMSHHKEDESVSSSPQQQQHRPLLTHLEPPVDKTLTGVKSLTLDTRDLPIPRKNQVKMISSCPLPHAGPEPDPNLAPGPNPNPTFSSKSRPNPDQTYSRITLPASERATRREKRGGGLAPPCTPPLVPPEPEYSLPFDTIAMKVMTNILNSHQADSGIDPLYDSIDEMKIRNIFPSDAEAVGMTYRKVEHIYDEPEGCAVPSAQKPPTSEYDDPEEMRGDAWRIMGTAADPKGHEYPYNPRVDDYAVPKRQQRVCLVTQRTKEGEEEEEEEEEPQKDGEEQRGKQRDSPYNNVNIKMA encoded by the exons ATGGAAGAGGACATCAGGAAACAGGGGATGCTctacctgcagcagcagaggttTGGAAAG aaatgGAAGCGTGTCTGGTCCGTCCTGTACAGAGAAAGTTCCTGTTCGATATCCAGGCTGGAGTTCTTTGAGTGTAAAGATGGAGGAAGTATAGAGAAGAGCGACAAAAACCTACGCAAACAGCAGGAACACAAGAAG GTGATCCGTCTGGCTGACTGTATCAGGGTGTCGGAGGTGGAGATGGACGGCTGTCCCAGAGACACCGGTCCATTTTTGATCGAGACCACTGAGAAGATCTACATCTTTGCTGCGGAGAGACAACACCTGGATGACTGGACACACAAACTGTGTGAGATAGCTTTTCCt ATGAGCTGGATGGAGCACAGCGTGAAGAGAGGCAGCctacagagaggaaacagagtGGATGAAGATGAAGGAATGGAGGACAACTCACTGTACAGCGGCCGAGAGGCAG tgtgtgtcttcaaaGTGGGTGTTCGGAGGACAGAGGCGTCTGATCGCTGCAGACTGAAAGGAGATGTTGTCCTGCGAGCAGACGCTGACGCTCTTGTCATGCTAGATAAGACAGGAGATGTTGTGTACGCCTGGCCGTACAGATTCTTGCGTCGCTTTGGAAGAGACAAG TCTACTTTCTCCTTCGAGGCCGGCCGAAGATGTGACTCCGGTGAGGGGAATTTTGAGTTTGACACCAAACAAGGGAACTTCCTCTTTCAGGCTGTAGAATCTGCCATCAACCTGCAGCGGATTTCCCTCCCCCAAAGACAGACTTCAGGAGGGGGGCAGGTGAGTCCAGAGACCCTCCAGGACCTGAACCTGCCTCCCCTTCCATTCAACCCACCCCTTTTTCAGGGCAGGGCGCTAACACTGCCTCCGCCTCGAAGCCATGTTACCCAACCCCCTGCTGCACAG GCAGCTGACGGTGTGTACAGCATGGTGACCGAACCTTCAAATATTAAGATGAGCCATCACAAAGAAGATGAGAGCGTCTCCTCTtcaccacagcaacaacaacatcgccccctgctg ACACATCTTGAGCCTCCAGTGGACAAAACGCTGACTGGTGTGAAGAGTTTGACTCTGGACACTCGCGATCTCCCCATTCCCCGAAAGAACCAGGTCAAGATGATCTCCAGCTGTCCTCTGCCTCATGCTGGACCCGAGCCTGATCCCAACCTAGCCCCTGGTCCCAACCCCAACCCCACCTTCAGCTCCAAATCAAGGCCCAACCCTGACCAGACCTACTCCCGGATCACCCTGCCAGCCTCAGAGAGAGCCaccaggagagagaaaagaggcgGTGGGTTGGCTCCGCCCTGCACTCCCCCTCTCGTCCCCCCAGAGCCTGAGTACTCCCTCCCCTTTGACACCATCGCCATGAAAGTCATGACCAACATCCTGAACTCCCATCAGGCTGATTCTGGCATAGACCCGCTCTACGACAGCATAGATGAGATGAAGATCAGAAACATCTTCCCGAGCGATGCCGAAGCTGTCGGGATGACTTACAGGAAGGTGGAACACATTTACGACGAGCCTGAAGGCTGCGCTGTCCCTTCTGCACAGAAACCTCCCACCTCTGAGTACGACGACCcggaggagatgagaggagatgCCTGGAGAATTATGGGTACAGCTGCTGACCCTAAAGGTCATGAATACCCATACAACCCCCGTGTAGATGACTATGCCGTGCCTAAAAGACAGCAGAGGGTGTGTCTTGTTACACAAAGGAccaaagaaggagaagaggaggaggaggaggaggaagagccaCAGAAGGAtggggaggagcagagagggaagCAACGGGATTCACCTTACAACAATGTGAACATAAAGATGGCGTAG